Proteins encoded in a region of the Cataglyphis hispanica isolate Lineage 1 chromosome 14, ULB_Chis1_1.0, whole genome shotgun sequence genome:
- the LOC126854394 gene encoding probable phospholipid-transporting ATPase IA isoform X2, which produces MRTRDYARVSSMQPIARGNPRVPSPGPLRPFTPPDLSSIPHMDGTPLHNNNVSNNGNDNDVRNNASPASNRANDGAQQESAGPFIIGSPIDLGDIDNVDNIGLRVDPVTRSSSRRRAREHIELQETGSPESTSEVGPGRAENGGPQDDDQSPQYNEGEGRVIFINAPHQPAKYKNNHITTAKYSFLSFIPLFLFEQFRRYSNCFFLFIALMQQIPDVSPTGRWTTLVPLIFILSVSALKEIVEDVKRHRADDEINMREVEVLRDGHWEWIHWHAVAVGDVVKVHNNTFFPADLVLLSSSEPQGMCFIETANLDGETNLKIRQAHPDTANLLDTAELMNFRANVQCEPPNRHLYEFHGVLRETNKQSVALGPDQLLLRGAMLRNTRWVFGVVIYTGHDTKLMQNNNATAPLKRSTLDRLINTQILMLFFILLLLCILSAIFNILWTNANRDGLWYLGLQEEMTKNFAFNLLTFIILFNNLIPISLQVTLEVVRFVQATFINMDIEMYHAETDTPAMARTSNLNEELGMVNYIFTDKTGTLTKNVMEFKRCSVGGKLYDLPNPSNEHESTSDSSCELIRDIVEGRSVRDSSNPIDKKKAEHAAVLHEFMVMLSVCHTVIPEKIDDSIIYHAASPDERALVDGARKFNYVFDTRTPSYVEIIALGETLRYEILNVIEFTSARKRMSVVVRTPEGKIKIFCKGADSVIYERLTPISLETNDLDQEHKDDFREVTLEHLEMFATEGLRTLCFAAAEIPENVYQWWCESYHKASISIINRENMLEQAANLIETKLTLLGATAIEDQLQDEVPETIQALLQADINIWVLTGDKQETAINIGYSCKLITHGMPLYVINETSLDKTREVIIQRCLDFGIDLKCQNDVALIIDGSTLEYALSCDIRMDFVELCSACKVVICCRVSPIQKAEVVGLITNNNKKAVTLAIGDGANDVAMIQKAHIGVGISGVEGLQAACASDYSIAQFRFLKRLLFVHGSWNYSRMCKLILYSFYKNICLYVIELWFAIYSGWSGQILFERWSIGLYNVVFTAAPPLAMGLFDKVCSAETRLAHPALYATKNNGDSFLSIRIFWIWITNALFHSALLYWLPLMALKQDVAWGNGRDGGYLLLGNFVYTYVVVTVCGKAGLIINSWTWVTHLATWGSIILWFLFILIYSNFWPVLNVGAVMLGNDRMLFSSPVFWLGLILIPTAVLLVDVTVNAVMNTVWKSVTETARENEIRTSDPGDVFNNQDYRSSLTETARLLKNVKSVFTRRSNAASRVNVEVELSQINELRPLLLRMLRDADGFAFSQEEGGSVTQTDVIRAYDTNLPKPGGM; this is translated from the exons ATGCGGACACGCGACTACGCACGGGTGAGT TCAATGCAACCGATTGCCAGGGGGAACCCCCGGGTTCCCAGCCCTGGCCCGTTGCGACCCTTCACACCGCCGGACCTCTCTTCTATACCTCATATGGACGGCACGCCCTTGCACAACAACAATGTCAGCAACAACGGCAACGACAACGATGTTCGTAACAACGCGTCGCCCGCGAGCAATCGGGCGAACGACGGCGCGCAACAAGAATCCGCCGGGCCCTTCATCATCGGCAGTCCCATCGATCTCGGGGACATCGACAATGTCGACAACATCGGTCTCCGTGTGGATCCTGTCACGCGTAGTAGCAGCAGACGGAGAGCGCGAGAGCACATCGAGCTCCAGGAGACCGGATCGCCCGAGTCGACTTCCGAGG TTGGTCCGGGAAGGGCGGAAAATGGTGGCCCGCAGGATGATGACCAGTCACCGCAGTATAATGAGGGTGAAGGAAGGGTCATTTTTATCAATGCACCTCATCAgcctgcaaaatataaaaacaatcacATTACGACTGCGAAGTATTCATTTCTGTCGTTCATACCTTTATTCTTGTTTGAGCAATTTCGTCGTTACAGCAATTGTTTCTTCCTGTTCATCGCACTTATGCAG CAAATACCAGACGTATCTCCAACCGGACGCTGGACAACATTGGTTCCATTGATTTTCATCCTCAGCGTGTCCGCTTTGAAGGAGATAGTCGAAGATGTT aaaaggcACAGAGCGgacgatgaaataaatatgagaGAGGTGGAGGTGCTGCGAGATGGACACTGGGAGTGGATACATTGGCACGCCGTAGCTGTCGGCGATGTGGTTAAG GTTCATAACAACACTTTTTTTCCCGCCGATTTGGTCTTGTTATCATCATCGGAGCCGCAGGGTATGTGCTTTATAGAGACCGCTAATCTGGACGGTGAGACGAATCTGAAGATCCGACAGGCTCATCCCGACACTGCCAATCTTTTGGATACCGCGGAATTGATGAATTTTCGCGCTAACGTCCAGTGTGAACCGCCCAACAGGCATTTGTATGAGTTTCACGGAGTTTTACGAGAGACCAATAAACA GAGCGTAGCTTTAGGGCCTGATCAATTGTTACTCCGTGGCGCGATGTTGCGGAATACACGATGGGTATTCGGCGTAGTCATATACACGGGGCACGATACGAAACTCATGCAGAATAATAACGCGACAGCGCCATTGAAACGATCTACCCTCGATCGATTGATCAACACGCAGATACTGATGCTATTTTTCATACTTCTTCTGTTGTGCATTCTTTCCGCGATATTCAACATCTTATGGACGAACGCCAATAGAGACGGCCTTTGGTATTTGGGTTTACAAG AGGAAATGACCAAGAACTTTGCGTTTAatcttttgacatttattattctcttcaataatttaataccaaTATCGCTGCAAGTGACGCTCGAAGTGGTAAGATTTGTTCAAGCCACATTTATTAACATGGATATAGAGATGTATCACGCGGAGACGGATACTCCAGCAATGGCTCGTACGAGTAATTTAAACGAGGAACTCGGAATGGTGAATTACATATTCACGGATAAAACCGGTACTCTTACGAAGAACGTTATGGAATTCAAACGATGTTCAGTCGGTGGAAAACTGTATGA tttgcCAAATCCTTCAAACGAACATGAAAGCACGAGCGATAGCAGTTGCGAATTAATTAGAGATATTGTCGAAGGAAGATCTGTGCGGGACTCTTCGAATCctattgataagaaaaaagcgGAACACGCGGCTGTACTTCACGAATTTATGGTCATGCTATCGGTTTGTCATACCGTTATTCCCGAGAAAATAGatgattctataatttatcacGCTGCATCTCCAG atGAAAGAGCGTTAGTGGATGGAGcacgtaaatttaattacgtgtTCGATACACGGACTCCCAGTTACGTGGAAATCATAGCTCTAGGCGAGACACTTCGGTACGAAATACTGAATGTAATAGAATTCACTTCGGCTAGGAAGCGAATGTCAGTGGTTGTAAGAACGCCCgagggaaaaattaaaattttttgtaaaggaGCTGATTCTGTAATCTATGAAAGATTAACACCAATTTCTTTAGAAACTAACGATCTTGACCAAGAACATAAAGATGATTTTCGTGAAGTGACTTTAGAGCATTTGGAAATGTTTGCTACCGAAGGATTGCGGACGCTATGTTTTGCTGCCGCGGAAATACCTGAAAATGTTTATCAG TGGTGGTGCGAATCGTATCATAAAGCATCGATTAGTATAATAAATCGTGAAAATATGCTAGAACAGGCTGCGAATCTTATTGAGACTAAACTCACGTTATTGGGAGCAACTGCAATCGAGGATCAACTGCAAGATGAa GTACCGGAAACGATACAAGCTCTTTTACAAGCTGATATCAATATCTGGGTGTTGACGGGAGATAAACAGGAGACCGCCATAAATATTGGTTACTCGTGCAAGCTAATAACACATGGAATGCCTCTTTATGTCATTAATGAAACTTCTTTAGAT AAAACGAGAGAAGTTATTATTCAGCGCTGCCTTGATTTTGGGATTGACTTAAAATGCCAAAACGATGTGGCTCTAATTATAGATGGCAGTACGTTAGAATACGCTCTATCTTGTGACATTAGGATGGACTTTGTGGAATTATGTTCAGCTTGCAAAGTAGTTATATGTTGTAGAGTGTCACCAATACAAAAAGCTGAg GTGGTTGGTTTAATCACGAATAATAACAAGAAAGCTGTAACTCTTGCAATCGGGGATGGTGCGAATGATGTAGCTATGATACAGAAAGCTCACATTGGCGTcg gTATTTCGGGTGTCGAAGGTCTTCAAGCAGCCTGTGCCTCTGATTATTCCATCGCACAGTTTCGTTTTCTGAAACGTCTATTATTTGTTCACGGTTCTTGGAATTATAGTAGAatgtgtaaattaatcttgTATTCGTTTTACAAGAACATTTGTCTATATGTTATCGAATTATGGTTTGCCATTTATTCCGGCTGGTCCGGACAGATCCTTTTCGAAAGATGGTCTATTGGACTTTATAACGTT GTTTTTACCGCTGCGCCTCCATTAGCTATGGGTCTCTTCGATAAAGTGTGTTCCGCAGAAACTCGCTTAGCACATCCAGCATTATACGCGACGAAGAATAACGGCGACTCGTTCCTTAGTATTAGA ATATTTTGGATATGGATTACAAATGCACTATTTCATTCGGCATTACTTTATTGGTTGCCGCTTATGGCTCTCAAACAAGATGTGGCTTGGGGGAACGGTAGAGACGGCGGTTATCTTCTACTAGGAAACTTTGTTTATACT TATGTTGTAGTAACAGTATGCGGAAAGGCAGGTCTAATAATAAACTCGTGGACATGGGTCACTCATTTAGCAACCTGGGGATCTATTATACTCTGgttcttatttattcttatatatag taatttttgGCCTGTCCTGAACGTCGGCGCTGTGATGTTAGGCAATGATAGAATGTTATTTTCCTCGCCTGTTTTCTGGCTGGGACTTATATTAATACCGACGGCAGTATTGCTGGTAGATGTTACAGTAAATGC AGTGATGAATACAGTTTGGAAATCGGTGACGGAAACAGCCCGAGAGAATGAAATTAGGACATCCGATCCTGGTGATGTATTCAATAACCAGGATTACAGAAGCTC ATTGACGGAAACGGCGAGGCTGCTGAAAAACGTTAAAAGTGTTTTCACCAGGCGCTCGAATGCCGCCTCCAGAGTCAATGTCGAGGTGGAGCTATCAC AGATTAACGAATTGCGACCTTTGTTATTGCGCATGCTGCGCGATGCAGATGGTTTCGCGTTTTCTCAAGAGGAGGGTGGTTCGGTAACCCAGACGGATGTGATCAGAGCCTACGACACGAATCTTCCGAAACCCGGCGGAATGTGA
- the LOC126854394 gene encoding probable phospholipid-transporting ATPase IA isoform X5: MRTRDYARAPAQSMQPIARGNPRVPSPGPLRPFTPPDLSSIPHMDGTPLHNNNVSNNGNDNDVRNNASPASNRANDGAQQESAGPFIIGSPIDLGDIDNVDNIGLRVDPVTRSSSRRRAREHIELQETGSPESTSEVGPGRAENGGPQDDDQSPQYNEGEGRVIFINAPHQPAKYKNNHITTAKYSFLSFIPLFLFEQFRRYSNCFFLFIALMQQIPDVSPTGRWTTLVPLIFILSVSALKEIVEDVKRHRADDEINMREVEVLRDGHWEWIHWHAVAVGDVVKVHNNTFFPADLVLLSSSEPQGMCFIETANLDGETNLKIRQAHPDTANLLDTAELMNFRANVQCEPPNRHLYEFHGVLRETNKQSVALGPDQLLLRGAMLRNTRWVFGVVIYTGHDTKLMQNNNATAPLKRSTLDRLINTQILMLFFILLLLCILSAIFNILWTNANRDGLWYLGLQEEMTKNFAFNLLTFIILFNNLIPISLQVTLEVVRFVQATFINMDIEMYHAETDTPAMARTSNLNEELGMVNYIFTDKTGTLTKNVMEFKRCSVGGKLYDLPNPSNEHESTSDSSCELIRDIVEGRSVRDSSNPIDKKKAEHAAVLHEFMVMLSVCHTVIPEKIDDSIIYHAASPDERALVDGARKFNYVFDTRTPSYVEIIALGETLRYEILNVIEFTSARKRMSVVVRTPEGKIKIFCKGADSVIYERLTPISLETNDLDQEHKDDFREVTLEHLEMFATEGLRTLCFAAAEIPENVYQWWCESYHKASISIINRENMLEQAANLIETKLTLLGATAIEDQLQDEVPETIQALLQADINIWVLTGDKQETAINIGYSCKLITHGMPLYVINETSLDKTREVIIQRCLDFGIDLKCQNDVALIIDGSTLEYALSCDIRMDFVELCSACKVVICCRVSPIQKAEVVGLITNNNKKAVTLAIGDGANDVAMIQKAHIGVGISGVEGLQAACASDYSIAQFRFLKRLLFVHGSWNYSRMCKLILYSFYKNICLYVIELWFAIYSGWSGQILFERWSIGLYNVVFTAAPPLAMGLFDKVCSAETRLAHPALYATKNNGDSFLSIRIFWIWITNALFHSALLYWLPLMALKQDVAWGNGRDGGYLLLGNFVYTYVVVTVCGKAGLIINSWTWVTHLATWGSIILWFLFILIYSNFWPVLNVGAVMLGNDRMLFSSPVFWLGLILIPTAVLLVDVTVNAVMNTVWKSVTETARENEIRTSDPGDVFNNQDYRSSSRSTKRWLSRYWTLIYPRRRRNRLRVFPFVARGSWFTHRSEHASSATLQLSFS, encoded by the exons ATGCGGACACGCGACTACGCACGG GCGCCGGCACAGTCAATGCAACCGATTGCCAGGGGGAACCCCCGGGTTCCCAGCCCTGGCCCGTTGCGACCCTTCACACCGCCGGACCTCTCTTCTATACCTCATATGGACGGCACGCCCTTGCACAACAACAATGTCAGCAACAACGGCAACGACAACGATGTTCGTAACAACGCGTCGCCCGCGAGCAATCGGGCGAACGACGGCGCGCAACAAGAATCCGCCGGGCCCTTCATCATCGGCAGTCCCATCGATCTCGGGGACATCGACAATGTCGACAACATCGGTCTCCGTGTGGATCCTGTCACGCGTAGTAGCAGCAGACGGAGAGCGCGAGAGCACATCGAGCTCCAGGAGACCGGATCGCCCGAGTCGACTTCCGAGG TTGGTCCGGGAAGGGCGGAAAATGGTGGCCCGCAGGATGATGACCAGTCACCGCAGTATAATGAGGGTGAAGGAAGGGTCATTTTTATCAATGCACCTCATCAgcctgcaaaatataaaaacaatcacATTACGACTGCGAAGTATTCATTTCTGTCGTTCATACCTTTATTCTTGTTTGAGCAATTTCGTCGTTACAGCAATTGTTTCTTCCTGTTCATCGCACTTATGCAG CAAATACCAGACGTATCTCCAACCGGACGCTGGACAACATTGGTTCCATTGATTTTCATCCTCAGCGTGTCCGCTTTGAAGGAGATAGTCGAAGATGTT aaaaggcACAGAGCGgacgatgaaataaatatgagaGAGGTGGAGGTGCTGCGAGATGGACACTGGGAGTGGATACATTGGCACGCCGTAGCTGTCGGCGATGTGGTTAAG GTTCATAACAACACTTTTTTTCCCGCCGATTTGGTCTTGTTATCATCATCGGAGCCGCAGGGTATGTGCTTTATAGAGACCGCTAATCTGGACGGTGAGACGAATCTGAAGATCCGACAGGCTCATCCCGACACTGCCAATCTTTTGGATACCGCGGAATTGATGAATTTTCGCGCTAACGTCCAGTGTGAACCGCCCAACAGGCATTTGTATGAGTTTCACGGAGTTTTACGAGAGACCAATAAACA GAGCGTAGCTTTAGGGCCTGATCAATTGTTACTCCGTGGCGCGATGTTGCGGAATACACGATGGGTATTCGGCGTAGTCATATACACGGGGCACGATACGAAACTCATGCAGAATAATAACGCGACAGCGCCATTGAAACGATCTACCCTCGATCGATTGATCAACACGCAGATACTGATGCTATTTTTCATACTTCTTCTGTTGTGCATTCTTTCCGCGATATTCAACATCTTATGGACGAACGCCAATAGAGACGGCCTTTGGTATTTGGGTTTACAAG AGGAAATGACCAAGAACTTTGCGTTTAatcttttgacatttattattctcttcaataatttaataccaaTATCGCTGCAAGTGACGCTCGAAGTGGTAAGATTTGTTCAAGCCACATTTATTAACATGGATATAGAGATGTATCACGCGGAGACGGATACTCCAGCAATGGCTCGTACGAGTAATTTAAACGAGGAACTCGGAATGGTGAATTACATATTCACGGATAAAACCGGTACTCTTACGAAGAACGTTATGGAATTCAAACGATGTTCAGTCGGTGGAAAACTGTATGA tttgcCAAATCCTTCAAACGAACATGAAAGCACGAGCGATAGCAGTTGCGAATTAATTAGAGATATTGTCGAAGGAAGATCTGTGCGGGACTCTTCGAATCctattgataagaaaaaagcgGAACACGCGGCTGTACTTCACGAATTTATGGTCATGCTATCGGTTTGTCATACCGTTATTCCCGAGAAAATAGatgattctataatttatcacGCTGCATCTCCAG atGAAAGAGCGTTAGTGGATGGAGcacgtaaatttaattacgtgtTCGATACACGGACTCCCAGTTACGTGGAAATCATAGCTCTAGGCGAGACACTTCGGTACGAAATACTGAATGTAATAGAATTCACTTCGGCTAGGAAGCGAATGTCAGTGGTTGTAAGAACGCCCgagggaaaaattaaaattttttgtaaaggaGCTGATTCTGTAATCTATGAAAGATTAACACCAATTTCTTTAGAAACTAACGATCTTGACCAAGAACATAAAGATGATTTTCGTGAAGTGACTTTAGAGCATTTGGAAATGTTTGCTACCGAAGGATTGCGGACGCTATGTTTTGCTGCCGCGGAAATACCTGAAAATGTTTATCAG TGGTGGTGCGAATCGTATCATAAAGCATCGATTAGTATAATAAATCGTGAAAATATGCTAGAACAGGCTGCGAATCTTATTGAGACTAAACTCACGTTATTGGGAGCAACTGCAATCGAGGATCAACTGCAAGATGAa GTACCGGAAACGATACAAGCTCTTTTACAAGCTGATATCAATATCTGGGTGTTGACGGGAGATAAACAGGAGACCGCCATAAATATTGGTTACTCGTGCAAGCTAATAACACATGGAATGCCTCTTTATGTCATTAATGAAACTTCTTTAGAT AAAACGAGAGAAGTTATTATTCAGCGCTGCCTTGATTTTGGGATTGACTTAAAATGCCAAAACGATGTGGCTCTAATTATAGATGGCAGTACGTTAGAATACGCTCTATCTTGTGACATTAGGATGGACTTTGTGGAATTATGTTCAGCTTGCAAAGTAGTTATATGTTGTAGAGTGTCACCAATACAAAAAGCTGAg GTGGTTGGTTTAATCACGAATAATAACAAGAAAGCTGTAACTCTTGCAATCGGGGATGGTGCGAATGATGTAGCTATGATACAGAAAGCTCACATTGGCGTcg gTATTTCGGGTGTCGAAGGTCTTCAAGCAGCCTGTGCCTCTGATTATTCCATCGCACAGTTTCGTTTTCTGAAACGTCTATTATTTGTTCACGGTTCTTGGAATTATAGTAGAatgtgtaaattaatcttgTATTCGTTTTACAAGAACATTTGTCTATATGTTATCGAATTATGGTTTGCCATTTATTCCGGCTGGTCCGGACAGATCCTTTTCGAAAGATGGTCTATTGGACTTTATAACGTT GTTTTTACCGCTGCGCCTCCATTAGCTATGGGTCTCTTCGATAAAGTGTGTTCCGCAGAAACTCGCTTAGCACATCCAGCATTATACGCGACGAAGAATAACGGCGACTCGTTCCTTAGTATTAGA ATATTTTGGATATGGATTACAAATGCACTATTTCATTCGGCATTACTTTATTGGTTGCCGCTTATGGCTCTCAAACAAGATGTGGCTTGGGGGAACGGTAGAGACGGCGGTTATCTTCTACTAGGAAACTTTGTTTATACT TATGTTGTAGTAACAGTATGCGGAAAGGCAGGTCTAATAATAAACTCGTGGACATGGGTCACTCATTTAGCAACCTGGGGATCTATTATACTCTGgttcttatttattcttatatatag taatttttgGCCTGTCCTGAACGTCGGCGCTGTGATGTTAGGCAATGATAGAATGTTATTTTCCTCGCCTGTTTTCTGGCTGGGACTTATATTAATACCGACGGCAGTATTGCTGGTAGATGTTACAGTAAATGC AGTGATGAATACAGTTTGGAAATCGGTGACGGAAACAGCCCGAGAGAATGAAATTAGGACATCCGATCCTGGTGATGTATTCAATAACCAGGATTACAGAAGCTC GTCGAGGTCGACGAAGCGATGGTTGAGTCGATATTGGACCTTGATCTATCCGCGACGAAGGCGCAATAGGTTGAGAGTATTTCCATTTGTAGCACGTGGCTCGTGGTTTACGCACCGTTCCGAGCATGCATCATCCGCTACACTTCAACTTTCATTTTCCTGA